The genomic region TCGTAATGATTGCTATATATTCAGTTTTATATCTCATAAACGCAGCAACATAAAAAACATTACGTATTTTGTTTATCATAAAAAACTTCTAAAAGCAGTTTTTTGATTTTTGAGCCAAGAATATGTCAAAAGCGCAAAATAATGACTATTTATATACGCACAATTTCAATGTTCTGAAAGCAGCATTCACTTTAAACTTTCAGTTTTCAGCTTTTTTATTTATTGAAATTCAGCACAAAATACATTTTTCTTGCTCTGCATCAACACAACGCATTTTGATCAAAAATATACTCCCTGCCCCTAGTTCTATCAAGAACTTTAAAATATCGGTATAATATCAAATATCCCTATAAAGAAACACATAAGCAACGAGCACAACGAGCAGATTGGTATTATATTTGTACAAAGAATCCTTTTATATTAAGGCCAAATACATTCAACGAAAAGCTCTTAACAAATAATTCAAAAGCAATGAACAATAAAAGGTCATATGCAATAACAGAAATATAATAATTTATAAATATAGTACAAACACTACTATAAATACTATTATAATGTACAATACTCATTGCACTTATAAATACATTATGAAATTAATTATATATTTTGAAAATTAAAATTTTATTTTTGATAACATTTGACAGAGAAAGAAAAATAAATTATCAACGCTAGGAGTAATTAACGAAAAGCAATATCTATTTCTATTCTTCTTTTAAAAGAATGCGGGGAAATAAGTATTGGGGGCTTTTAAAAGGAGAGTACAAGTGTATAAAAAATCCCTTCTGTCATCTATAGCAACAGCAGCTATTGTGCTTTTTAATATTCAGTTTAATGTGCACGCAGAATCTCTTGAATCTTCTGGAGAGAAAAAAGAGGTTAAAGATGCCACTTATGAGACTCTTCATGCCCTAAAGGAAGGGCAAATCATCGGAACTGATCTAAAGGTAACCGGAAATAAAGATACAAATTCAAGCTCAAACACAAATATCTACGTTATAAGCGTTGAAGGCAAAGACAGTGCAATTAAATTAACGGGAGATAAAACAATCATTCAAGGAACGGATTCTGATATCCGCTTGGGTCTTGAAGCAAAAGAGAATGCTATCCTTCAAATGACTGGGGGAACTGTTACGGTTTCCGACATTGGTGTTCACTTCTCGAATAGTAATAGCTCCGAAAACAAACTGGAAAATGTAACCATATCAAGTGGTAAAAAAGATGCGTTTCTCACGAATGGAATCAATACAAACAACAGTACAGTCGCTTTAAACAATATAACCGTGACGCAAGCAGGAAAAGCCATAGTCGCAGACAATGAGTCTACAATAACAGTCTCTGGAGGTTCATTTAATGCAAAAGAAGCAACAATAACTGCTAACAACAACAGTACCATTACCTTAACCAACGATGCTCACATCACCTCATCTGAGAACTCAGGACTTCTCGCACAAAACGGTGGCGCCATCAGTATGACAGGGGGAACCATTCAAGCTGCCCACGCTGGTGCTGACTTCAAAAACAGTAAGAGCGAAAAAAACAAACTAGAAAATGTGACCATATCAAGTGGTAAAGCCGATACGCTGCTCGAGAATGGAATCTTGGCAGAGGATAGTACAGTCGCTTTAAAAAATGTAACCGTGACGCAAGCAGGAAACGCCATAGTTGCAGACAATGAGTCTACAATAACAGTCTCTGGAGGTTCATTTAATGCAAAAGAAGCAACAATAGTTTCTGAAGGCAACAGTATCATTACCTTAACCGACAATGCTCAAATCACCTCATCTGAGAACTACGGACTTCTCGCGCAAAACGGTGGCGCCATCAACATGACAGGGGGAGCCATTCAAGCTGCCACCGCTGGTGCTGGCTTCAAAAACAGTAAGAGCGAAAAAAACAAACTAGAAAATGTGACCATATCAAGTAGTAAAGCCGATACGCTGCTCACGAATGGAATCTTTGCAGAGGATAGTACAGTCGCTTTAAAAAATGTAACCGTAACACAAGCAGGAAACGCCATAGTTGCAGACAATGAGTCTACAATAACAGTCTCTGGAGGTTCATTTAATGCAAAAAAAGCAACAATAGTTTCTGAAGGCAACAGTATCATTACCTTAACCGACAATGCTCACATTACGTCATCTGAGAACTACGGACTTCTCGCGCAAAACGGTGGCGCCATCAACATGACAGGGGGAGCCATTCAAGCTGCCCTCACTGGTGCTGGCTTCAAAAACAGTAAGAGCGAAAAAAATAAACTAGAAAATGTGACCATATCAAGCAGTAAAGCCGATACGCTGCTCACGATTGGAATCTTGGCAGATAATAGTACAGTCGCTTTAAAAAATGTAACCGTAACACAAGCAGGAAACGCCATATCTGTAGACAATGATTCTACAATAACAGTCTCTGGAGGATCATTTAACGCAAAAGACGCAACAATAGTTTCTAAAGGCGACAGTATCATTACCTTAACCGACAATGCTCAAATCACCTCATCTGAGAACGCCGGACTCCTTGCAAATGAAAATGGTGCCATCAGCATGACAGGGGGAACCATTCAAGCTGCCCTCACTGGTGCTGGCTTCCAGGGCAGTAAGAGCGAAAAAAATAAACTGGAAAATGTGACCATATCAAGCAGTAAAGCCGATACGCTGCTCACGTTTGGAATCTTGGCAGATAATAGTACAGTCGCTTTAAAAAATGTAACCGTAACACAAGCAGGAAAAGCCATATCTGTAGACAATGATTCTACAATAACAGTTTCTGGAGGATCATTTGAGACAAAAGACGCAACAATAGTTTCTAAAGGAGACAGCAGCATTACCTTAACCGACAATGCTCACATTACATCATCTGAGAACGCCGGACTTCTCGCGCAAAATGGTGGTGCAATCAACATGACAGGGGGAACCATTAAAGCTGCCACCGCTGGTGCTGACTTCCAGGGCAGTAAGAGCGAAAACAACAAACTGAAAGATGTGACCATATCAAGCAGTAAAGCCGATACGCTGCTCACGACTGGAATCCATGCAAATAAAAGTACAGTTGATTTAGACAATATAACCGTGACAAACGCAGAAAAAGCCATAGTCGCAGAGGATAAGTCTACAATAACAGTTTCTGGAGGATCATTTGAGACAAAAAACGCAACAATAATTGCTGACGACAACAGTAGCATTACCTTAACCAACGATGCTCACATTACGTCATCTGAGAACGCCGGACTCCTTGCAAATGAAAATGGTGCCATCAGCATGACAGGGGGAACCATTAAAGCTGCCACCGCTGGTGCTAACTTCCAGGGCAGTAACAAAGCAGAAAACAAACTGGAAAATGTGACCATATCAAGCAGTAAAAAAGATGCATCGAGTGGTAAAGATGATACGCTGCTCACGAATGGAATCTTGGCAGATGATAGTACAGTCACTTTAAACAATGTAACCGTAACACAAGCAAGAAATGCCATATCTGCCGATAATGAATCTACAATAAAGGTCTCTGGAGGATCATTTGACGCAAAAACAACAGCAATAGTTGCTCAAAACGACAGTAGCATTACTTTAAACGATACTACAGTTACATCATCTCATGAAAATGGTGTTCATGCGCAAACAGGTTCAAAAATTACCATAACAGGAGGAAGTGTAACGACAAAAAGTAACAATATTGCATTGTTTGCAGAAAAAACAGGACAAATTGATGCCACAAATATTACCCTAACAACAAATGGGAAGGGAACTGGTGCAACCGCACTTGGCTCTGGTAGCAAAATTAAACTGCATGGCAAAACAACCATCAACAATACTTTAAACGGTCTTTACGCATCTAATGGTGGCAAAATCACCAGCGAAAATTTAACAGTCATCGGTAATGAATCAATCAGTTCTGGATCCGAAACAAAGCGCTCTGGTATAACTACAAATGACTCTAAGAGTGAAATTAACTTAACGGGCACAACAATCATTCAAAATGTTGATGAAGGCCTTTATGCAGACGATGGAAGCAAGATCACGAGTGGCGATCTAACAATAACCGGTGGTAAGAGTAAAGATATAACCAGTGCTGTAAATTCCTTCGAGCCTAAGAGCAAAATTGAATTAAATGGTAAGACAACTATTAAAAATTTTGATGTTGGTCTTTTTGCAAGCAATAATGCTTCAATTAAAATGAAGGATGGCACAAAAAATGAAATAGATGTAAAAAAAGTTGCACTAATGGCAGTAGGCAAAGGAAAGATTGACCTAAAAAATACTTTTGTAAAAGCAGAAAACATAGGCATAGAACTCGTAGCTTTATCGGAAACGAATGCAAATGGGTCAAATGATCCACAAACATATGAAAACAACGAAATCAATCTGACTAAGACCAATATTCACGTTGATAATGGCACTGGAATTCTCATTGGAGCTCTTGTTGAAAAAAGCATTGAAAATAATCCTACTCTATCAATCGGTACAGCCAACCTCGAAGATTCAGAAATTCATGCCGATGTGTTATTAGACAATGGTGTTTTTTGGGACACAGCTCTTGGGAATAATGAAAATTCCTGGAATGATAAAACTATGAAGAAGATATCCTCCGGTACCTTCACATTAAATGCAAATCATTCCATTTTAGAAGGAAAAGCAAACATTGTAAACGACAGAACGGTACGCTTTGATCTGACAAATCAAGCACAATGGATCTTGAAAACCAGCACACAAGAAAAAGATGCTGCTGGCAATCTGCTTGATATCGCTCAAAGATCACGTTCTGATATTTCTGTTCTCAACCTCAATGACAGCTCTATCGTTTTTAAAGAACCAACAGAAGGTCATTACCACACATTGCATATAGGCTCGGGAAATCCAAATACCAAGGCAGTCTATAATGCAAGAGGCGATGCAAAAATTTATTTCAATACAAAATGGACTAATGGCAAGCCAATAGCAGAACAAGAAACCGATCATCTCCTCATTCACGGCGATGTTTCAGGCTCCACAACAGTTTACATTGCAAGCGATTTAGGAGATAAAGAGAGTGCCATAAATGCTTCCAATCCTTCGAACATAAGTGGGCTTTCACTTATACAAGTTTCTGGAAAGGCTGATGAAAATTCTTTCAAATTAGCTCACGGCTATACCACAAGAGGTGGTTCGCCTTATAAATATACGCTAACCGGTTACGGATTAGAATCAAGCCATGGCAAAGCAAATATTGAACAAAATCTCTTTGATGAAAAAAATGAAAATTTCTGGGATTTCCGCTTACATAAAAATTTTCTTGGTCCTGATCCAATAGTAGAACAACTTGTACCACAAACGGCAAGCTATTTGGTCATGCCAAATGCTCTCTTCTATAGTGGATTGACTGATATGACTGAGCAGAACGCATTGTTAGCCAATCTCAGAACATCTGTCGTAGGGAAAAGACAAGGAAGAGAACAAAATAACGGTTTCTTCTTACACACCTATGGAAATACAGGAACTTTATCATCCGCGCGGGGAGCTCTTGAATATGGGTATGGCGCTCATATTCGCTATGCCGCCTTACAAGGAGGTGTTAACTTCACAGCGCTGGAAGGGCATAATACTACAGTACATTTTGGTCTTGCCGGAACCTATGGGCAACTTTCTTTCACCCCAAAAGATATGCAAGATGCTGGAAAAAACACCATTGATAAATGGTCGCTCACTGCCTATAGCACCCTACAGCATGACAATGGCTTTTACCTTGATACGCTGTTATCCTATGGGATTCTAAAGGGAGAGATCACCAATGCCCTCATTGGTACAACAGCAAAATTGAAAAATGCTAAAATGTTGAGCATCTCCACAACTATTGGCAAACAATTTGCAACTGGAATGGAAGGTTTAACCTTCGAACCACAAGCACAAGTTGCTTATCAACATTTGATGTTTGATACAATTTCAGATGCCGATAAATTTACTGTTGATATGAACGATCCTCATCAATGGATAATCCGTATTGGTGGGCGTTTAACCAAAACTGTTGTCAGTGCTGAAAACGGACGTGCTGTTTCCTTTTATGGAAAAGTAAACGCCCTCAAAACCTTGAACAATAATCAAGTAATCTACATTGATAAGGATTATAAACTTGATCCTATGGGCTCTTCCCTCGAAGGTGGATTTGGTATCAATGCACAATTGTCGCAAAACGTCTCACTTCAAGGTGATGTTAGCTATCAACAAAAACTACAAAAAACGGGTATATCTGGAGCAAGCTTCTCAGGTGGAATACGCTATCAGTTCTGAGGCAGGATTATAAAATCTATTATATTCCGTTCATCTTAACAAAAGGCAGCACAACGTGCTGCCTTTTTAGTTTATTACAATTTATATTATTATGGAAAAATACTAATTAAATTGTTTTTTCTATATACATACAATATATTGATTCATAAGCATAATTAACTATTTTGCATATTGAATTAAGAGCTCCAAATGCTGTAAGATTTTCTTATTTCAAATCTGATGTTGAATGAATCAAAACCATCCACTTGCACATTATAAGCGGAATTAGCATATAAATAAAACCGTGAAAAAGAGAGGTAAAATGCTTTTTATAACCCAACACAGATTTCCAAAAACTATAGCAATTATTAGGGAATTAGAAACGTGTAATGATAGCACCAGCTTGCATCTTCATAAGCATAAATAAGTATAAAGATGATGATACTTCATGGATTTATCGTTATACCATTCATAGGTGCACGCATAAAAATGAGTGCGAAAACATTAAAAAATACTTCTTTTAAAACAGCCTATGAATATACAACATACAAGTTATTTTATCGAAGGCTACTTCGATATTAAAAACACGATAAATAAAAGTATAATGCACCAATATTATCACCCGCTTGACCTTGATCCAAAAGCTTGCGGAACATTTCAACACCCGTAACTGTTGTCTTAGAGGTGGGACGAATACCAATAATTTCAATCTCCTCACCCACCTTAATAACACCACGCTCAACGCGACCAGTAACAACTGTACCACGGGCCCGATATGGAAAACACATCCTCAATCGGCATCAAAAATGGCTGATCAACTAGACGCTCAGGGGTTGGTATATAATTATCAACCTCATTCATCAAAAGACAAACCGCGCCTTCACCAATGCTTTTATCTTTATCTTCAAAAGCTGCCAGTGCCGAACCTTTAACGATTGGTATATCATCTCCTGAGAAATCATATTTTGACAAAAGCTCACGTACTTCAAGCTCAACAAGCTCCAAAAGCTCTGCATCATCAACCTGATCAACCTTATTGAGAAAAACAACAATCGCTGGGACAGCAACCTGACGCGCTAGCAAAATATGTTCACGTGTTTGAGGCATCGAACCATCAGCAAAAGCAATGCATAATCCCTATTATTTTAAAGACATCGCCGTGAATATTTTTAAAACTCGTGGAGCTGAATTAAAAGAAGATGATAAAGCTGGAGATTAATTTTCATCCACACCATCACCATCCCTTGAGAGAGTTCACTTCGCTCAAATCAAATATGATAAAGTTCTTCATTTCCAAAATAAATGCGAAATTTTCAAAAAAGTAACCCTATCGTTTTATAACATCGAACAAACCTAACGATATTGATAAAAAATATAAAACATTTTAGCTCTTTTATTGACAAGGTGCGCACTTATTTTCTCTTCTATGTGCAAATCCTATATATATAGAGAGAGAAAGCTAATAAAAGCTCCTTTTACAAGTGTAATAACATATCTTTTTCAAAACTCTGTAGAATTTCCATAATAGCAAGCTTTAAGCAACAAACATTCTTACAAAATTTCTGTTTTATAGCGTTTATGATACACAGACTTATCAAGCAAACTTTTCTACAATCCATGTTCTCTGAGTTATACGATTATTTTAAAAGATTTTCTCATATCAATTTTCAAATCATAGAGCACCACATAATATTTCGTTTTGTTCTTTACATGAAAAACATAATGATATAAAAACGCTAGAGTACTTGCGCCATCAGGGGAATGAAGTAAGCATTAAAGGCATACCAATACTAAAGGCATATCTATGTGTAAGAAATCTATTTATAAGAAAAATCTTTTGTTATGTACAATTGCTGGAACTTTCATTTTTTCTCATTTTGCTTCAACCTATGCAAATACACAAACTCCTGAAATTATTAATGAATTTAAGCTGGATGGGGGAGAAAAAAAGACTCTTAATAATGTTTTTATCCGCAATAAGGAAGCTGGAGTATCTGCAACTGACAAAGCAATTGCCACAATTACAAACTCAACAATACACACAGAATCAGCTGCTTTTTCTGTATCAAAAGGTGGGCACATTCACGCTAAAGGAATTAATGCGAATTCAATATACAAAGGTTTAGAAACTAAGAACGGTATAATCAATATTGAAGATTCGAGCATAACCGTTCAAAAAGGTGGGGGTGGAGGTATCATTCTCTATGAAACTCCAAAGAATAATGTAAAAGAGGGTGAAAGTGTCATTAATAAAATTAGTCTTACCAAGAGCAAAATTTTTGTAAACGATGGTGTCGGTATTCGGGGGCCTTATGGTTCAAAATCTGTTGCTGAAATTTCCCTCAAAGATTCAGAAATTCGCGCTGATGTTTTATTGAGAAATAAAACAAAACGTAAATATTATGACGACGATACCCTTCCTGTCTCTCTTACATTAACTGCTGAAAATTCGATTCTAGAAGGAAGAGCAAGAACACTAAAAGTGAATACAACAGCTCTCACTCTGAGTAATAACAGTAAGTGGTACTTAAAGGTCAGTCGAGAGGATGTAGATACTGACTTCAACACCTTCAATTTTGAACTCAGTGACATTAAACAACGAGCGCTTTCTACTGTTTCGGTACTAAACCTTAATAATAGTTCTATCATATTTAATGCACCATCCGCTAATGTAACACCTGCTTTGGGAAAGGATCAATATCAAACCTTGAGTGTAGGGCGAACTGCTGAAGTTTATAAATCACGAGACAATATGGTCCCTACAGAAGCAACAGTTTACAATGCAACGGGTGATGCCAAGATTTATTTCAACAGCGAGTGGAGTGATGGTTTAAAGACGGAACNNNNNNNNNNNNNNNNNNNNNNNNNNNNNNNNNNNNNNNNNNNNNNNNNNNNNNNNNNNNNNNNNNNNNNNNNNNNNNNNNNNNNNNNNNNNNNNNNNNNNNNNNNNNNNNNNNNNNNNNNNNNNNNNNNNNNNNNNNNNNNNNNNNNNNNNNNNNNNNNNNNNNNNNNNNNNNNNNNNNNNNNNNNNNNNNNNNNNNNNNNNNNNNNNNNNNNNNNNNNNNNNNNNNNNNNNNNNNNNNNNNNNNNNNNNNNNNNNNNNNNNNNNNNNNNNNNNNNNNNNNNNNNNNNNNNNNNNNNNNNNNNNNNNNNNNNNNNNNNNNNNNNNNNNNNNNNNNNNNNNNNNNNNNNNNNNNNNNNNNNNNNNNNNNNNNNNNNNNNNNNNNNNNNNNNNNNNNNNNNNNNNNNNNNNNNNNNNNNNNNNNNNNNNNNNNNNNNNNNNNNNNNNNNNNNNNNNNNNNNNNNNNNNNNNNNNNNNNNNNNNNNNNNNNNNNNNNNNNNNNNNNNNNNNNNNNNNNNNNNNNNNNNNNNNNNNNNNNNNNNNNNNNNNNNNNNNNNNNNNNNNNNNNNNNNNNNNNNNNNNNNNNNNNNNNNNNNNNNNNNNNNNNNNNNNNNNNNNNNNNNNNNNNNNNNNNNNNNNNNNNNNNNNNNNNNNNNNNNNNNNNNNNNNNNNNNNNNNNNNNNNNNNNNNNNNNNNNNNNNNNNNNNNNNNNNNNNNNNNNNNNNNNNNNNNNNNNNNNNNNNNNNNNNNNNNNNNNNNNNNNNNNNNNNNNNNNNNNNNNNNNNNNNNNNNNNNNNNNNNNNNNNNNNNNNNNNNNNNNNNNNNNNNNNNNNNNNNNNNNNNNNNNNNNNNNNNNNNNNNNNNNNNNNNNNNNNNNNNNNNNNNNNNNNNNNNNNNNNNNNNNNNNNNNNNNNNNNNNNNNNNNNNNNNNNNNNNNNNNNNNNNNNNNNNNNNNNNNNNNNNNNNNNNNNNNNNNNNNNNNNNNNNNNNNNNNNNNNNNNNNNNNNNNNNNNNNNNNNNNNNNNNNNNNNNNNNNNNNNNNNNNNNNNNNNNNNNNNNNNNNNNNNNNNNNNNNNNNNNNNNNNNNNNNNNNNNNNNNNNNNNNNNNNNNNNNNNNNNNNNNNNNNNNNNNNNNNNNNNNNNNNNNNNNNNNNNNNNNNNNNNNNNNNNNNNNNNNNNNNNNNNNNNNNNNNNNNNNNNNNNNNNNNNNNNNNNNNNNNNNNNNNNNNNNNNNNNNNNNNNNNNNNNNNNNNNNNNNNNNNNNNNNNNNNNNNNNNNNNNNNNNNNNNNNNNNNNNNNNNNNNNNNNNNNNNNNNNNNNNNNNNNNNNNNNNNNNNNNNNNNNNNNNNNNNNNNNNNNNNNNNNNNNNNNNNNNNNNNNNNNNNNNNNNNNNNNNNNNNNNNNNNNNNNNNNNNNNNNNNNNNNNNNNNNNNNNNNNNNNNNNNNNNNNNNNNNNNNNNNNNNNNNNNNNNNNNNNNNNNNNNNNNNNNNNNNNNNNNNNNNNNNNNNNNNNNNNNNNNNNNNNNNNNNNNNNNNNNNNNNNNNNNNNNNNNNNNNNNNNNNNNNNNNNNNNNNNNNNNNNNNNNNNNNNNNNNNNNNNNNNNNNNNNNNNNNNNNNNNNNNNNACATAAACTTCAAAAAGCAGGTGTCTACTGGATAAATGTTTCTGGTGGAATGCGTTATCGCTTTTAAAAAGCTTTAATTTTTATTTTTAAAATATATACAGCGCTGAAATATCAACAGCGCTGCTTAGCTTATATAAATCACAAAAATATCCTCCATTAAAAAATGGATAAGTTTTTATCAAAAAAAGAAATATATCAGGAACATTTCTATGCATAAAAAACGTTTATTATTATGCACAACCGCTTGTACTTTGTTTTTTTCTTATTTTAATGCAACTTATATAAGCAACGCTTCTGGTTTACCCCTTCAAACACACCGTGCACTTGAAGGTTTTCATCGTCATTCTCAAGAGAACTTTATCAATACCCCAACTGTGAAAACAAACAACCATAAAACGATGAGTGCCTTTGGTACAGTCGGAGAAAATCCACATTTCAATCAAGCGCTTCAAGATGCTTTAGAACGTGAAAAATCTAGAATTAACGGTTTTTTTTCAATTACTGGTCGTAGTGGGTCTAGTGCAAATCAAAACGAATTGGTGGAGAGGCTCGGCCATATGTATGCAAATGCCTTAGCTGATCAATACAATCGCGATGTTTTAATGAGAATCCAAACAGCCGCCCAAACAACAACAATGAAAGACAAAGACCTTGAAATGCTAAAAACAATAGCTTCCGGTGGCATGATAGGAGAAGGTTCGTATTTTTCTCAAAAACTTAGAGAGGGTTTAAATCATGTGCAAACAGATATCATTAAAAGCTCTTCCTCAGAAAATTCTCACTATAATAGCGTATACACCCACGCTATGGCAAACCAATACAATCATGATATAAACCACATGCTGCTGGCTAATGCTGTGCTTGAAAAATATAACCAATATCAATTAAACGAAACGAATAGAGCCTTACAAAGACAAAGCAATACCGCCACCAATGCTTTACAAAATGCATTTGCTCCTGCTATTGCAAAAGATAAAAACAATGCATCCGCAATAACAAATCGTGAAGTTACTCTGCAACTTAAAAGCTATAAAGATTTGCTAGCAAAAATTGATGCTGCCAGCAAAACTGCAACTAAAACTGAGAGTGGAATACAGCTTGCAAATGATAAAGAAACCACAGCTTTATCTCAAGCCTTGATCAGTTCTAAAGCAAAAACGGAATCTCTTACGCCACAAATAACAAGCTACTTGACAATGCCCCATGCCCTATTAGCTACTGGAATTGCGGATATACATAATCAAAATATCTTGTTAGACAATATGCAAATAACGATGTTTGAGCCAAAGGATAATAAGGAAACGGGTTTTTTCTTTTCTACTTATGGTGAGAGAATGACCTTGTCTTCTAATCCTCCTTCACCACCACACAGTACTGGTGCAGATATTCGCTACGCTGCATTGCAAGCAGGTCTCACTTTAATCGCTTTGAAAAATCAAAATACCAGCACAAATTTTGGTCTTTTGGGGACATATGGCAAATTAGCTTTCACCCCAAAAAACACACAAAGCTCTCAGAAAAATACGCTAGATAAATGGTCTCTCACCGCATATGGCAACATTCAGCATGACAGTGGCGTCTATGCAAGTACATTGCTTTCTTACGGAATTTTCAAAGAAGATATCGCCACCGCTCTCACTCAAAATAGCAAAAAAGTAAGTGGTATAAAAACATTGGGAGCCTCTGCCACCATTGGTCAGAAAGTGCCAATTATTGTTAAGAGAATAATACTTGAACCACAAGCACAACTTTCTTATCAGCGTCTCATGCTTGGTATTCTTTCAAATGCAGAAAACTTTAAAGTGAATATGGGGCATCCTTATCAATGGCTGTTGCGTATTGGTGGACGTTTGACACAAAATAAAGGCCATGCTGTTTCCTTCTATGGTAAATTGAACATTATAAACACTTTCGGTAAAAATAGTACCCTACAGATTGGTAAAAAGAGCTTTCAATTTTCTCCTCTGCAAACTTGCCTTGAAGGCGGTTTAGGTGTCAATGCAAATTTATCGCCAAATATCAACCTTCATGGGGATATCAGTTATCAACACAAACTCAAAAAAGTTGGTATATCTGGAATACACCTCTCTGGTGGAATGCGCTATCGCTTTTAAAAATCTTTACTTCATACCTTGAAACGTAAAACCTGTCCCATATGTTTTATTTTGTATTTTACAAAAAAACATAATGGGGTGAAATTCCCATTTTTTCTGAAAGGAGGGGGAGAAAATATTTAGGAATATCTATATGAAAAAAAGCGTTTTACTATATACCATTTCTGGAGTTCTGTTTTGTTCTTCTTCTAATTTATCCTATGCACATAGTGAAAGACATACTTTACGAACACCAGCCGTAGATCTCCCATATTCACAACTGGCTTACGTAACAACCATAACTCCTTCTCCTACAGAAACAGTCGAAATTTCTTCTCAAAATTCTAAAGAAAAAGTGCCATCTTCAAGTCTAACGAGTGGAAATACAACTTTTCTCTCGAGACGTACTCGAGAAAGTACACAAACATCAAATACCGAAACTGTTCAATCTTCACCGGCAAATCCTCAATCTACAGCAGGTGATGCAACGGTAGGAACAGGCGCTAAATCTAGAAGACATTCACCTGCGTCCTCTAGCCCAAACACCACAAAAGAAACTCTAGCTACAAGACCAGCAACAGAAGTTCTAACAGCATCTACAAGATCTGAAATTGCAAAACCCGTAGAAGAGTCATCAATATCTGCACAAATTAGTGCATTACGCCCCATAGCTGGAGCGTTACCAGTTTTTGCAAAAGCTGAAACTATAAAATCAGCAGGAGGAATACAGCCAATCCCTGTGCGGTCAGCATCTATACCG from Bartonella birtlesii IBS 325 harbors:
- a CDS encoding autotransporter outer membrane beta-barrel domain-containing protein, with amino-acid sequence MYKKSLLSSIATAAIVLFNIQFNVHAESLESSGEKKEVKDATYETLHALKEGQIIGTDLKVTGNKDTNSSSNTNIYVISVEGKDSAIKLTGDKTIIQGTDSDIRLGLEAKENAILQMTGGTVTVSDIGVHFSNSNSSENKLENVTISSGKKDAFLTNGINTNNSTVALNNITVTQAGKAIVADNESTITVSGGSFNAKEATITANNNSTITLTNDAHITSSENSGLLAQNGGAISMTGGTIQAAHAGADFKNSKSEKNKLENVTISSGKADTLLENGILAEDSTVALKNVTVTQAGNAIVADNESTITVSGGSFNAKEATIVSEGNSIITLTDNAQITSSENYGLLAQNGGAINMTGGAIQAATAGAGFKNSKSEKNKLENVTISSSKADTLLTNGIFAEDSTVALKNVTVTQAGNAIVADNESTITVSGGSFNAKKATIVSEGNSIITLTDNAHITSSENYGLLAQNGGAINMTGGAIQAALTGAGFKNSKSEKNKLENVTISSSKADTLLTIGILADNSTVALKNVTVTQAGNAISVDNDSTITVSGGSFNAKDATIVSKGDSIITLTDNAQITSSENAGLLANENGAISMTGGTIQAALTGAGFQGSKSEKNKLENVTISSSKADTLLTFGILADNSTVALKNVTVTQAGKAISVDNDSTITVSGGSFETKDATIVSKGDSSITLTDNAHITSSENAGLLAQNGGAINMTGGTIKAATAGADFQGSKSENNKLKDVTISSSKADTLLTTGIHANKSTVDLDNITVTNAEKAIVAEDKSTITVSGGSFETKNATIIADDNSSITLTNDAHITSSENAGLLANENGAISMTGGTIKAATAGANFQGSNKAENKLENVTISSSKKDASSGKDDTLLTNGILADDSTVTLNNVTVTQARNAISADNESTIKVSGGSFDAKTTAIVAQNDSSITLNDTTVTSSHENGVHAQTGSKITITGGSVTTKSNNIALFAEKTGQIDATNITLTTNGKGTGATALGSGSKIKLHGKTTINNTLNGLYASNGGKITSENLTVIGNESISSGSETKRSGITTNDSKSEINLTGTTIIQNVDEGLYADDGSKITSGDLTITGGKSKDITSAVNSFEPKSKIELNGKTTIKNFDVGLFASNNASIKMKDGTKNEIDVKKVALMAVGKGKIDLKNTFVKAENIGIELVALSETNANGSNDPQTYENNEINLTKTNIHVDNGTGILIGALVEKSIENNPTLSIGTANLEDSEIHADVLLDNGVFWDTALGNNENSWNDKTMKKISSGTFTLNANHSILEGKANIVNDRTVRFDLTNQAQWILKTSTQEKDAAGNLLDIAQRSRSDISVLNLNDSSIVFKEPTEGHYHTLHIGSGNPNTKAVYNARGDAKIYFNTKWTNGKPIAEQETDHLLIHGDVSGSTTVYIASDLGDKESAINASNPSNISGLSLIQVSGKADENSFKLAHGYTTRGGSPYKYTLTGYGLESSHGKANIEQNLFDEKNENFWDFRLHKNFLGPDPIVEQLVPQTASYLVMPNALFYSGLTDMTEQNALLANLRTSVVGKRQGREQNNGFFLHTYGNTGTLSSARGALEYGYGAHIRYAALQGGVNFTALEGHNTTVHFGLAGTYGQLSFTPKDMQDAGKNTIDKWSLTAYSTLQHDNGFYLDTLLSYGILKGEITNALIGTTAKLKNAKMLSISTTIGKQFATGMEGLTFEPQAQVAYQHLMFDTISDADKFTVDMNDPHQWIIRIGGRLTKTVVSAENGRAVSFYGKVNALKTLNNNQVIYIDKDYKLDPMGSSLEGGFGINAQLSQNVSLQGDVSYQQKLQKTGISGASFSGGIRYQF
- a CDS encoding autotransporter outer membrane beta-barrel domain-containing protein, translated to MHKKRLLLCTTACTLFFSYFNATYISNASGLPLQTHRALEGFHRHSQENFINTPTVKTNNHKTMSAFGTVGENPHFNQALQDALEREKSRINGFFSITGRSGSSANQNELVERLGHMYANALADQYNRDVLMRIQTAAQTTTMKDKDLEMLKTIASGGMIGEGSYFSQKLREGLNHVQTDIIKSSSSENSHYNSVYTHAMANQYNHDINHMLLANAVLEKYNQYQLNETNRALQRQSNTATNALQNAFAPAIAKDKNNASAITNREVTLQLKSYKDLLAKIDAASKTATKTESGIQLANDKETTALSQALISSKAKTESLTPQITSYLTMPHALLATGIADIHNQNILLDNMQITMFEPKDNKETGFFFSTYGERMTLSSNPPSPPHSTGADIRYAALQAGLTLIALKNQNTSTNFGLLGTYGKLAFTPKNTQSSQKNTLDKWSLTAYGNIQHDSGVYASTLLSYGIFKEDIATALTQNSKKVSGIKTLGASATIGQKVPIIVKRIILEPQAQLSYQRLMLGILSNAENFKVNMGHPYQWLLRIGGRLTQNKGHAVSFYGKLNIINTFGKNSTLQIGKKSFQFSPLQTCLEGGLGVNANLSPNINLHGDISYQHKLKKVGISGIHLSGGMRYRF